The following coding sequences are from one Granulicella sp. L56 window:
- a CDS encoding carboxypeptidase-like regulatory domain-containing protein yields MLFPRQLKFILSIFAVISCLTIAPSLHAQFASGIEATVVDSTGASIPMAQLTLVNKATQVSQRAVTDSQGYVHILQLPPGTYRAEIKATGFKTWQLDNIQVEGHDIRTIYPKLAVGSENTTVTVTADAETVETTKGNIGRVLEAETMRESPMVGQDVYASVATLAPGVTGLGDASGNISAAGSVGTSSFNAEAGFQINAAGQRQEANEYQVDGTVVDGNSRDGVVNITPEPETIQEMKVTASTFSAEKGRQSGALIEIFTKPGTNRFHGMLSEFHADKPLTSRTEFQTEVPKYNRNDFGGTIGGPIIKDRTFFFGSLFWTRAVLGSTYVENVETPALRNWVASNEPNSIANMFLSQAPPAVDPTANFLTAAQVENNYGSTYAPPPIPSDLVVEGTSTINVSPIANGFQGHLRLDQNMSGGKDKVFFSLFRNTTQGETADGRPKYSYIAPNATLYAKFDYLHVFSPSLVNEAGMSYVRNTGSQSDKIPSLPNVYYIGGIDDHFSQWGPSSWAQNNFIYQDDLTYTHGGHTFHVGLNVDRQQDFDNFTNGLVRPYFYFLNVLDFASDHPFDQGGPVVDLATQTTAHDLYQRVMMLYVAPYIQDDWKILPRLTLNLGLRLDDFTHLATVENGQKPISFFTPGTGSTFAEQTANGSMQARGSNGAATTSARYRFVPRVGFAWDVHGNGTLSLHGGYGIFNDKVGEYAYVNNMRTNPPGYADPSLSIFNPGTTLANFSYGASSSGAQGFAPPPGLTYKVDSHGGLVGTRTQVGGIDPNLTPPLVHSWGLGLQQMVGGFVVELDYLGTASRNLFLQTDVNRFSGDYIVNNGTSKRLNQSFAGVIYGRSVGIANSNVGAFGISRHFSHGWTTHVTYTFSKSLDYVSSNDNGVGGGEAVFDAQHPERQYARSDYDARHRLSADAVWDIPGFRSGFLGTLTKGFTVSPIVILQSGNPYNIYTSATYSAGGDYNADGYGYDIPNAPAFGRVIHASRSNYLKGVFTASEFPAPTRGTEGNLGRNVYNGPGFAQTNIAVQRSFHVPILGDSGRLELRGEFLNAFNRVNLETPVGDLSNNLFGKSTGQYMPRQIQLVGHLRF; encoded by the coding sequence ATGTTGTTTCCCAGGCAACTCAAATTTATTCTCTCGATCTTCGCAGTAATATCCTGCCTGACAATCGCTCCTTCATTGCATGCGCAGTTTGCCAGCGGCATTGAAGCCACGGTAGTGGATTCAACTGGCGCTTCGATTCCGATGGCGCAGCTAACGCTGGTGAATAAGGCGACTCAGGTCAGTCAGAGAGCCGTGACCGACTCTCAAGGGTATGTCCACATTCTTCAACTTCCCCCGGGAACATATCGTGCCGAGATTAAGGCAACAGGCTTTAAAACATGGCAACTCGACAATATTCAGGTAGAAGGCCACGATATCCGAACCATTTATCCGAAGCTCGCTGTTGGCAGTGAGAACACGACCGTCACCGTAACAGCAGATGCTGAAACGGTAGAGACCACCAAGGGCAACATTGGGCGCGTTCTCGAAGCGGAGACAATGCGCGAATCTCCGATGGTCGGGCAAGACGTCTACGCCTCCGTAGCGACTTTGGCGCCGGGTGTCACCGGGCTCGGAGATGCGTCTGGCAATATCTCTGCTGCTGGCTCGGTTGGGACCAGCAGCTTTAACGCGGAGGCAGGTTTTCAGATCAATGCCGCCGGCCAACGGCAGGAGGCCAACGAATATCAGGTAGATGGCACGGTCGTCGACGGTAACTCCCGCGACGGCGTCGTGAATATCACGCCTGAGCCCGAAACCATTCAGGAGATGAAGGTCACCGCTTCAACCTTCTCTGCCGAAAAGGGGCGACAGAGCGGCGCGCTGATAGAGATCTTCACAAAGCCCGGTACGAACCGTTTTCATGGCATGTTGTCTGAGTTTCATGCGGACAAACCTCTTACTTCGCGCACGGAGTTTCAGACTGAAGTGCCGAAGTACAATCGCAACGACTTCGGCGGAACAATAGGCGGGCCGATCATCAAAGACAGAACGTTTTTCTTTGGATCTCTGTTCTGGACACGCGCAGTGCTGGGAAGTACTTATGTAGAAAATGTCGAGACGCCGGCATTGCGGAATTGGGTTGCCAGTAATGAACCGAACTCGATTGCGAATATGTTCCTGTCGCAGGCTCCGCCTGCTGTCGATCCAACCGCAAACTTCCTGACGGCGGCCCAGGTAGAAAACAACTATGGCAGCACCTACGCACCGCCACCGATCCCGAGTGACCTGGTCGTTGAGGGAACATCCACGATTAATGTCTCTCCGATCGCAAATGGCTTCCAGGGACATCTAAGGCTGGATCAAAATATGAGCGGCGGTAAGGACAAGGTATTTTTCAGCTTGTTTCGCAACACCACACAGGGCGAGACTGCGGATGGCCGTCCTAAATACTCCTACATCGCTCCTAATGCCACGCTTTATGCAAAATTCGACTACCTTCATGTCTTCTCCCCGTCGCTTGTGAATGAAGCCGGCATGAGCTACGTGCGGAATACTGGCAGCCAGTCGGACAAGATACCTTCGCTGCCGAATGTGTATTACATTGGCGGCATTGACGATCATTTCTCGCAGTGGGGACCATCGAGCTGGGCGCAAAACAATTTCATCTATCAAGATGATCTGACCTATACCCACGGAGGCCACACCTTTCATGTGGGGCTCAATGTGGACCGTCAGCAAGATTTCGATAACTTCACAAATGGCCTTGTTCGACCATACTTCTACTTTCTCAACGTTCTCGATTTTGCAAGCGACCATCCATTTGATCAGGGTGGTCCAGTCGTGGATCTGGCCACGCAGACGACGGCGCATGATCTTTATCAGCGCGTGATGATGCTGTATGTTGCTCCCTACATCCAGGATGATTGGAAGATCTTGCCGCGACTTACTCTCAATCTTGGCCTACGGCTGGATGACTTTACACATCTCGCAACGGTAGAGAATGGTCAAAAACCAATTTCATTCTTTACTCCCGGCACTGGTTCTACGTTTGCCGAACAGACAGCAAATGGCAGCATGCAAGCACGCGGTTCAAATGGAGCGGCTACTACAAGCGCTCGATATCGCTTCGTTCCGCGAGTTGGTTTTGCGTGGGACGTTCATGGAAACGGAACGCTGTCTCTCCATGGTGGCTACGGCATATTCAACGACAAGGTAGGCGAATATGCCTACGTGAATAATATGCGCACGAATCCTCCGGGATATGCTGATCCCTCTCTGAGTATCTTCAATCCCGGTACAACCCTCGCCAATTTCTCTTATGGAGCGAGCAGCTCCGGAGCTCAAGGTTTCGCTCCTCCTCCGGGACTGACCTACAAGGTCGATTCTCACGGCGGTCTGGTCGGAACGCGGACCCAGGTTGGAGGTATCGATCCAAATTTGACTCCGCCGCTGGTTCATAGCTGGGGCCTTGGTCTCCAACAGATGGTGGGAGGTTTCGTTGTCGAGCTTGACTATCTGGGCACAGCAAGCCGTAACCTTTTCCTGCAGACCGACGTCAACCGATTTTCCGGTGACTATATCGTGAACAACGGCACGTCGAAACGATTGAATCAGAGTTTCGCTGGGGTGATCTATGGCCGGAGCGTTGGCATTGCAAACTCCAATGTAGGTGCCTTCGGCATCTCCCGCCACTTTTCACATGGATGGACAACGCACGTCACCTATACCTTTAGCAAGTCGCTCGACTACGTGAGCAGCAACGATAATGGCGTCGGCGGGGGAGAAGCTGTATTCGATGCACAACATCCTGAACGGCAATATGCCCGCTCGGATTACGATGCCCGGCATCGCCTCTCAGCAGACGCAGTATGGGATATTCCTGGATTCCGTTCAGGATTTCTAGGTACTCTCACTAAGGGCTTTACGGTGTCGCCTATCGTAATTCTGCAGTCGGGCAATCCCTATAACATCTATACGTCTGCTACATATTCCGCTGGTGGAGACTACAACGCCGACGGCTATGGATATGACATCCCCAATGCACCTGCGTTTGGTCGTGTCATCCATGCCAGCCGTTCAAATTACTTGAAGGGGGTTTTCACTGCCTCTGAATTCCCTGCCCCGACACGGGGAACAGAAGGAAATCTTGGGCGAAATGTCTATAACGGCCCAGGCTTTGCCCAGACAAATATCGCAGTGCAGAGATCGTTCCATGTGCCTATTCTGGGGGATTCAGGGAGACTTGAGCTTCGCGGTGAATTCCTGAATGCTTTCAACCGTGTCAACCTTGAAACTCCGGTAGGAGATCTGTCTAATAATCTCTTTGGTAAATCTACCGGACAGTATATGCCACGGCAGATTCAGCTCGTCGGGCACCTTCGCTTCTAA
- a CDS encoding GRP family sugar transporter yields the protein MYQPQAYIVVLLLMITSMLCWGSWANTRKLTTGYAFSLFYWDYVLGIVIAALVWGFTLGSLNGGTSAFLQNLASADRNHWLLAIAGGVIFNVANLLLVASIDLAGMAVAFPVGIGLALIVGVILNYIIQPAGNPLFIFGGVALVAAAILLDALAYRRREASNTVSTRGVILSVVSGLLMGTFYPFVAKSTLGEHSLGPYAVAFVFALGVVICSLPVNSWLMSHSLTDEKPTFFKEYRQARTSWHIWGVVGGAIWCTGAVASFVASRANLVGPAVSYAIGQGATMISAIWGVFVWREFANAPKSSRHLLPYMFVLFLLGLGLIAAAPLIAR from the coding sequence TTGTATCAACCGCAGGCTTACATTGTCGTTCTCCTGCTTATGATCACCAGCATGCTCTGCTGGGGCTCGTGGGCTAATACTCGAAAGCTCACAACCGGTTATGCCTTCTCTCTCTTTTATTGGGATTACGTGCTCGGCATCGTAATTGCAGCTCTGGTCTGGGGATTTACGCTTGGCAGTCTCAATGGTGGCACGAGCGCCTTTCTCCAGAATCTCGCGAGTGCCGATCGCAATCATTGGCTGCTGGCTATCGCAGGTGGAGTTATTTTTAATGTTGCCAACTTGTTGTTGGTTGCATCGATCGATTTGGCAGGCATGGCCGTTGCCTTTCCCGTAGGCATCGGCCTCGCGTTGATTGTCGGCGTGATCCTGAACTACATCATCCAACCAGCGGGTAACCCACTTTTTATCTTCGGCGGAGTTGCACTGGTCGCTGCCGCGATTCTTCTGGATGCTTTGGCTTATCGGCGGCGAGAAGCCAGTAACACCGTTAGCACGCGCGGTGTCATTTTGAGCGTCGTCAGTGGCCTACTGATGGGCACTTTCTATCCTTTCGTCGCCAAGTCTACTCTTGGAGAGCACTCGCTCGGGCCCTACGCTGTCGCTTTTGTGTTCGCTCTGGGTGTTGTGATCTGTTCTCTTCCCGTCAATAGCTGGCTTATGAGCCACTCGCTCACCGACGAGAAGCCAACATTCTTCAAAGAGTATCGTCAGGCTCGAACAAGTTGGCATATCTGGGGAGTAGTGGGCGGCGCGATCTGGTGTACTGGAGCAGTTGCCAGTTTTGTTGCTTCTCGCGCGAATCTGGTCGGCCCGGCTGTTTCCTATGCGATCGGCCAAGGCGCCACCATGATCTCCGCAATCTGGGGAGTCTTCGTCTGGCGCGAGTTTGCTAATGCGCCTAAGTCTTCCCGTCATCTGCTTCCCTATATGTTTGTCTTATTTTTGCTGGGGCTGGGACTAATCGCCGCAGCGCCGCTCATTGCAAGATAG
- the rbsK gene encoding ribokinase: MKKIVVVGSINLDLVSYAARMPLAGETILGEGFATHSGGKGANQAVCAARLGGDVSMVGRLGEDSFASELREGLNAAGVDTGCVENVAGSSGTAIILVTADGSNSIVVNPGANASLRPQDLLAFEDLFRSASIILSQLEIPLETVEELGRIAERFGVPFLLDPAPALPLSPALLKAVTWLTPNESECQSLLKSFGYSGVETSNNIPPEEAVQPFLDAGVRNVILKLGERGVYMAGRDVEPAYISSFPVTAIDTTAAGDAFNGGFAFGLTCGGLDPLSAARFANAVAAVSVTKSGAQSSMPQIAEVDALSNTEEHNRQQPPCAKTLPYR, encoded by the coding sequence ATGAAAAAGATAGTAGTGGTGGGAAGCATTAATCTCGATCTCGTCTCTTACGCGGCACGGATGCCGCTTGCAGGTGAGACTATCCTCGGCGAGGGATTTGCAACCCATTCTGGAGGGAAAGGCGCAAATCAGGCCGTGTGCGCTGCTCGCCTGGGAGGAGATGTCTCGATGGTGGGGCGGCTCGGTGAGGACAGCTTTGCGAGCGAGCTTCGAGAAGGGCTAAACGCGGCTGGCGTGGATACCGGATGCGTAGAGAATGTCGCTGGATCATCTGGTACAGCGATCATTTTAGTCACTGCCGATGGTTCAAATTCCATCGTTGTGAATCCAGGAGCGAACGCCTCACTCCGGCCTCAAGATTTGCTTGCCTTTGAGGACCTCTTCCGAAGTGCCTCAATCATTCTCTCCCAACTCGAAATTCCGCTCGAGACCGTCGAAGAACTAGGACGCATCGCTGAGCGGTTTGGGGTTCCGTTTCTTCTGGATCCAGCGCCTGCGTTGCCGTTATCGCCCGCTTTGCTAAAGGCTGTCACATGGCTGACGCCAAATGAAAGCGAATGCCAGAGTCTCCTTAAATCTTTCGGGTATTCGGGAGTCGAAACGTCAAATAATATTCCACCGGAAGAAGCGGTCCAGCCTTTCCTTGACGCAGGCGTCCGCAACGTCATCCTCAAACTCGGTGAGCGTGGAGTCTATATGGCTGGCCGAGATGTCGAACCGGCTTACATCTCTTCTTTTCCAGTAACAGCAATTGATACAACGGCGGCAGGAGACGCCTTCAACGGGGGATTCGCGTTTGGATTGACATGTGGCGGCCTTGATCCTTTATCTGCTGCACGCTTCGCGAACGCAGTTGCGGCAGTTTCTGTTACCAAGAGCGGAGCGCAGAGCTCTATGCCACAGATTGCGGAAGTCGATGCACTCTCAAATACAGAAGAGCATAATCGACAGCAACCTCCATGCGCGAAGACGTTACCTTACCGCTGA
- the eno gene encoding phosphopyruvate hydratase, with translation MTEIVSIHAREILDSRGNPTVEADVILDGGAKGRAAVPSGASTGEHEAVELRDGDKDHYLGKGVLNAVENVESILAPELTGMDASNQRLIDATMISIDGTENKSKLGANAILAVSMACARASAEALKLPLYRYLGGVNACLLPTPMMNILNGGSHADSNVDFQEFMVMPVGAETFSDALRWGTEVFHTLKGVLKKKGYNTAVGDEGGFAPNLKSNAEAIELILEAIQLAGYKPGEEIAIALDPAASEFYNKETGKYVFKKSDKSEKTSAEMAAFWESWVRQYPIVSLEDGLAEDDWDGWKLLTDQIGGIVQLVGDDLFVTNTTRLQQGIEQKVANSILIKVNQIGTVTETLEAIELARRFGYTSIISHRSGETEDTFIADLAVGTGAGQIKTGSASRTDRIAKYNQLLRIEEELGQSAEFLGIESVNFGQ, from the coding sequence ATGACCGAGATCGTCTCTATCCACGCCCGCGAAATCCTCGACTCCCGAGGAAACCCCACCGTCGAAGCCGACGTCATCCTCGACGGCGGAGCCAAAGGGCGCGCCGCAGTTCCCAGCGGAGCCTCCACCGGCGAGCACGAGGCCGTAGAGCTTCGCGACGGTGACAAGGACCACTATCTCGGCAAGGGCGTTCTCAACGCAGTCGAAAATGTAGAGTCGATCCTCGCTCCCGAACTCACCGGGATGGACGCCAGCAACCAGCGCCTCATCGACGCCACCATGATCTCGATCGACGGCACCGAAAATAAGAGCAAGCTCGGCGCCAATGCCATCCTCGCCGTCTCCATGGCCTGCGCCCGCGCCTCGGCCGAAGCCCTCAAGCTGCCACTCTACCGCTACCTCGGCGGCGTCAACGCCTGTCTTCTGCCCACCCCAATGATGAACATCCTCAACGGCGGTTCGCACGCCGACTCCAACGTCGACTTCCAGGAGTTCATGGTCATGCCCGTCGGCGCCGAGACCTTCTCCGACGCCCTCCGCTGGGGCACCGAGGTCTTCCACACCCTCAAGGGCGTACTCAAGAAGAAGGGTTACAACACCGCCGTCGGTGACGAAGGCGGCTTCGCACCCAACCTCAAGTCGAACGCCGAGGCCATCGAACTCATCCTCGAAGCCATTCAACTCGCAGGCTACAAGCCCGGCGAAGAGATCGCCATCGCGCTCGACCCCGCTGCAAGCGAGTTCTACAACAAGGAGACCGGCAAGTACGTCTTCAAGAAGTCCGACAAGTCCGAGAAGACCTCCGCCGAGATGGCAGCATTCTGGGAGTCATGGGTGCGTCAGTACCCCATCGTCTCGCTCGAAGACGGCCTCGCCGAAGACGACTGGGATGGCTGGAAGCTGCTCACCGACCAGATCGGCGGCATCGTGCAGCTCGTAGGCGACGACCTCTTCGTCACCAACACTACCCGCCTACAGCAGGGCATCGAGCAGAAGGTCGCCAACTCCATTCTGATTAAGGTCAACCAGATCGGAACCGTCACTGAGACCCTCGAAGCCATCGAACTGGCTCGCCGCTTCGGCTATACCAGCATCATCAGCCACCGTTCCGGCGAGACCGAAGACACCTTCATCGCCGACCTCGCCGTAGGCACGGGCGCCGGACAGATCAAGACCGGCTCCGCCAGCCGCACCGACCGCATCGCCAAATACAACCAGCTCCTCCGCATCGAAGAAGAGCTAGGCCAGTCCGCCGAATTCCTCGGCATCGAGTCCGTCAACTTCGGCCAGTAA
- a CDS encoding serine/threonine-protein kinase — protein MKRRVIEQYEFVRKIGAGGSGVVYLANDTLLQRPVVLKLLKRGNLTVQQMRTTQLREARLASAIDHPNVCAIYEVGVAPEDSGGGEEAYIVMQYIPGKSLDKLIGEGPASLQLTLSAGIQISDGLSAAHNLGIFHRDLKPANVMLTDGGLIKILDFGLARRLTPDKAEFDPAGPDSKRNPPNAGATYTARGGTIAYMAPEQFVTGQSSVQSDIFALGLILYELATGRHPFHRPDAPDFQSIRAIQFAEPPSIRTIAPHLPVELESVIFRCLEKQPSARFASSADVREALKTIMMAMQLDSVLLHGESVSLLPSQGGKNHNQKETPEEEKRTTGLLSMLAERFRESTPAEVSTQNTIVVLPFINYGPADVAPLYGYALADAIAARLARMPSLVVRPSSSLMNVSTQQLDPLSVGKKLLVHFVLAGNFLRSDKGFDLNWQLLDVPSQSVRAGGSINVASFDLVSVQSEICNEVFSTLQGFGDLQQQHDSHRATSLSEDVSEEYLQARAVLSSFMTRTGSRDDLDRARTLFESVVKQNEKYAPGWSGLGITHLQYARHGLGGQMHVLEARRAFDKALTLDSGSVEANLYRVYMLLSRGEKESARHGIEHLLQTAGNDWNVRLVAGMTLRIDGMYEEALDQFNASLRMNPSNAAMVYNHRARVYQYQNQMELAADEIQKGLTLEPKQPLLRISLGYQQMRTGDLPRAIETLENVIRDEQSLRIVFPTIALCYVQLGEREKAATFIVDETLSAAEADSEMAYRLATYFALEGDESEALHWLRRAIYLGNENYPWFSINPAWRKLSGHADFERILEDLKKSYRRNQKNWKRLLAQVRD, from the coding sequence ATGAAGCGACGCGTCATCGAGCAGTACGAATTCGTTCGCAAGATCGGTGCGGGCGGCAGCGGCGTCGTGTACCTTGCCAACGACACCCTCCTCCAGCGCCCTGTAGTCCTTAAACTGCTGAAACGCGGCAACCTCACCGTCCAGCAGATGCGAACCACGCAGCTTCGCGAAGCCCGCCTCGCCTCGGCGATCGACCACCCCAACGTCTGTGCTATCTATGAAGTAGGCGTTGCCCCGGAAGACTCCGGCGGTGGCGAAGAAGCCTACATCGTCATGCAGTACATCCCCGGCAAGTCGCTCGACAAGCTTATCGGCGAAGGCCCGGCCAGCCTCCAACTCACGCTCTCCGCAGGCATTCAGATCTCGGACGGTCTCTCCGCCGCGCACAATCTGGGCATCTTCCATCGCGACCTCAAGCCCGCCAACGTCATGCTCACCGACGGCGGCCTCATCAAGATCCTCGACTTCGGCCTCGCTCGCCGCCTCACGCCCGACAAGGCCGAGTTCGACCCCGCCGGTCCCGACAGCAAGCGCAACCCGCCCAACGCCGGAGCCACCTATACCGCACGTGGCGGCACCATCGCCTACATGGCGCCCGAGCAGTTCGTCACCGGCCAGTCCAGCGTCCAGTCCGATATCTTCGCCCTCGGCCTCATCCTCTACGAGCTCGCCACCGGACGCCACCCCTTCCACCGCCCCGACGCGCCCGACTTCCAGAGCATCCGCGCCATCCAGTTTGCCGAGCCGCCATCGATCCGCACCATCGCGCCGCACCTTCCCGTCGAGCTTGAGAGCGTCATCTTCCGCTGCCTCGAAAAGCAGCCCTCCGCCCGCTTCGCCTCCTCCGCCGATGTGCGCGAGGCGCTTAAGACCATCATGATGGCCATGCAGCTCGACTCCGTTCTTCTGCACGGCGAGTCGGTCTCACTGCTGCCCTCGCAGGGCGGAAAGAACCACAACCAAAAGGAGACGCCAGAGGAAGAGAAGCGCACCACCGGCCTTCTCTCCATGCTGGCCGAGCGCTTCCGCGAGTCCACTCCCGCCGAGGTCAGCACCCAGAACACCATCGTCGTTCTGCCCTTCATCAACTACGGCCCCGCCGATGTCGCGCCACTCTATGGCTACGCCCTGGCCGACGCCATTGCCGCCCGTCTCGCGCGCATGCCGTCGCTCGTCGTCCGCCCCTCCAGTTCGCTGATGAACGTCTCGACCCAGCAGCTCGATCCGCTCAGCGTCGGTAAAAAGCTGCTCGTGCACTTTGTGCTGGCGGGCAACTTCCTCCGTTCCGACAAGGGTTTCGACCTCAACTGGCAGCTCCTCGATGTTCCCAGCCAGAGCGTCCGTGCCGGCGGCTCCATCAACGTGGCCTCCTTCGATCTGGTCTCGGTGCAGTCCGAGATCTGCAACGAAGTCTTCAGCACCTTGCAAGGCTTCGGCGATCTGCAGCAGCAGCACGACAGCCATCGCGCCACCTCGCTCTCCGAAGACGTCTCCGAAGAGTACCTGCAGGCCCGCGCCGTCCTCTCCTCCTTCATGACCCGCACCGGCAGCCGCGACGACCTCGACCGCGCCCGCACGCTCTTCGAGTCCGTCGTGAAGCAGAACGAGAAGTACGCTCCCGGCTGGTCCGGTCTCGGCATCACTCACCTTCAATACGCCCGCCACGGACTAGGCGGCCAGATGCACGTCCTCGAAGCCCGCCGCGCCTTCGACAAGGCACTCACGCTCGACTCCGGCTCGGTCGAAGCCAATCTCTATCGCGTTTACATGCTCCTGTCCCGAGGCGAAAAAGAATCAGCCCGCCACGGCATCGAGCATCTCCTCCAGACCGCAGGCAACGACTGGAACGTCCGCCTCGTCGCCGGAATGACGCTGCGCATCGACGGCATGTACGAAGAGGCGCTCGACCAGTTCAACGCCTCGCTGCGCATGAACCCCTCCAACGCGGCCATGGTCTACAACCACCGCGCCCGCGTCTACCAGTATCAAAATCAGATGGAGCTTGCCGCAGACGAAATTCAAAAGGGCCTCACGCTGGAGCCAAAGCAACCGCTGCTCCGAATCTCCCTCGGCTACCAGCAGATGCGTACCGGCGATCTCCCCCGCGCCATTGAGACACTCGAAAACGTCATCCGCGACGAGCAATCGCTGCGCATCGTCTTTCCCACCATCGCACTTTGCTACGTGCAGTTGGGCGAGCGCGAAAAGGCCGCCACCTTCATTGTCGATGAGACGCTCTCCGCCGCCGAGGCCGACAGCGAGATGGCCTACCGCCTCGCCACCTACTTCGCCCTCGAAGGCGATGAGTCCGAGGCGCTCCACTGGCTGCGCCGGGCCATCTATCTGGGCAACGAGAACTATCCCTGGTTCAGCATCAACCCCGCATGGCGCAAGCTAAGCGGCCACGCCGACTTCGAACGCATCCTCGAAGACCTCAAAAAGAGCTATCGCCGCAACCAGAAAAACTGGAAGCGCCTCCTCGCACAGGTCCGCGACTAG
- a CDS encoding sodium:solute symporter family protein — MSLSIIDWLIMLVYFVFVLGIGFALKRYMRTSNDFFLAGRSIPAWVCGLAFISANLGAQEVIGMGASGAKYGIITSQFYWIGAIPAMVFVGVFMMPFYYGSKARSVPEYLRMRFDEKTRAVNAFSFAVMTIFSSGISMYAMALLIQTLGLFHGIIPDQYVFHVSVILSAIIVLGYIFLGGLTSAIYNEVLQFFLIVAGFAPLVWIGLRNVGGWEGIKRTLPSNMTHSWQGMAHASTNTLGVEWVGLAMGLGFVLSFGYWCTDFLVIQRAMAADSEVSARRVPLIAAIPKMFFPFLVILPGLIAITVTSHMATPTAIVTHAPNGHALPLDEQHPHGIIPEKMNAITGQPVLDTNGNPVYNYDLAIPVMLLHFFPTGILGLGLTALLASFMSGMAGNVTAFNTVWTYDIYQAYINKKGTDAHYLWMGRMATIGGVVLSIGAAYAVTNFNNIMDALQLVFSIVNAPLFATFLLGMFWKRTTGHGAFTGLISGTAAALLHHGLTIPTDAVPGMHGGWIAIVHHYPSDMAQNFWTAIFAFSVNLVVTIAVSLATRPREESELVGLVYSLTPKPEEGHLSWYQKPATLAIAVLAILVVLNLVFA; from the coding sequence GTGTCCTTATCCATCATTGACTGGCTCATCATGCTGGTCTATTTCGTCTTCGTTCTGGGGATCGGGTTTGCCCTCAAGCGCTACATGCGCACCAGCAACGACTTTTTCCTTGCCGGACGCTCGATTCCGGCCTGGGTCTGCGGCCTCGCCTTCATCTCGGCGAACCTCGGAGCCCAGGAAGTCATCGGCATGGGCGCGTCGGGTGCCAAGTACGGCATCATCACCAGCCAGTTCTATTGGATCGGCGCCATTCCCGCCATGGTCTTCGTCGGCGTCTTCATGATGCCGTTCTACTACGGCTCCAAGGCCCGGTCGGTGCCCGAGTACCTGCGCATGCGCTTCGACGAGAAGACCCGCGCCGTCAACGCCTTCTCCTTCGCCGTCATGACCATCTTCAGCTCCGGCATCTCGATGTATGCCATGGCGCTCCTCATCCAGACGCTCGGCCTCTTTCACGGCATCATCCCCGACCAGTACGTCTTCCATGTCTCCGTCATCCTGTCGGCGATCATCGTTCTCGGCTACATCTTCCTCGGCGGCCTCACCAGCGCTATCTATAACGAAGTGCTGCAGTTCTTCCTCATCGTCGCAGGGTTCGCTCCTCTGGTCTGGATCGGCCTGCGCAACGTAGGCGGGTGGGAAGGCATCAAGCGTACCCTGCCGTCCAACATGACGCACTCATGGCAGGGCATGGCCCACGCCTCCACCAACACCCTCGGCGTCGAGTGGGTGGGTCTCGCCATGGGCCTCGGCTTCGTCCTCAGCTTCGGCTACTGGTGCACCGACTTCCTCGTCATCCAACGCGCCATGGCAGCCGACTCCGAGGTCTCGGCCCGCCGCGTCCCCCTGATCGCTGCCATCCCCAAGATGTTCTTCCCGTTCCTTGTCATCCTGCCCGGCCTCATCGCCATCACGGTGACCTCGCACATGGCGACGCCAACGGCTATCGTCACCCACGCGCCCAACGGCCACGCCCTTCCACTCGATGAGCAGCACCCCCACGGCATCATTCCCGAGAAGATGAACGCCATCACCGGCCAGCCCGTGCTCGATACCAACGGCAACCCGGTCTATAACTACGACCTCGCCATCCCGGTCATGCTGCTGCACTTCTTCCCAACCGGAATCCTCGGCCTCGGCCTCACCGCATTGCTGGCCAGCTTCATGTCAGGCATGGCCGGCAACGTGACTGCATTCAACACGGTTTGGACCTACGACATCTATCAGGCCTACATCAATAAGAAGGGAACAGACGCGCACTACCTCTGGATGGGTCGCATGGCAACCATAGGCGGGGTCGTCTTATCCATTGGTGCGGCCTACGCCGTCACCAACTTCAACAACATCATGGATGCGCTGCAGCTCGTCTTCTCCATCGTCAACGCACCGCTCTTCGCCACCTTTCTGCTCGGCATGTTCTGGAAGCGCACGACCGGACACGGGGCCTTCACCGGCCTGATCTCGGGCACAGCCGCCGCTCTGTTGCATCACGGCCTCACCATCCCCACGGACGCTGTTCCCGGCATGCACGGCGGATGGATCGCCATCGTCCATCACTATCCCAGCGACATGGCGCAGAACTTCTGGACCGCCATCTTCGCCTTCTCCGTCAACCTGGTCGTAACCATCGCGGTCAGCCTCGCCACGCGCCCTCGCGAAGAGTCCGAGTTGGTTGGCCTGGTCTACTCGCTGACACCCAAGCCCGAGGAGGGCCACCTAAGCTGGTATCAGAAGCCCGCGACGCTGGCCATCGCTGTCCTTGCCATCCTCGTCGTCCTCAACCTAGTCTTCGCCTGA